One Hordeum vulgare subsp. vulgare chromosome 4H, MorexV3_pseudomolecules_assembly, whole genome shotgun sequence DNA window includes the following coding sequences:
- the LOC123449581 gene encoding uncharacterized protein LOC123449581, producing the protein MLTIRSAKCPWAFVGVAGALVVLVTAIHVFMVPILPSSMDFSGPRRTVVRPRNVLPGAGVVDSRLRGRFPADSYGAVTFRAAPWKAEIGRWLAGCHAASSAVNITEVIGAKRCEKDCSANGVCNYDLGECRCFHGYSGKGCERVLKLECNLPSSPEWPVGPWIVSICPAKCDTTRTMCFCGPGTKYPDRPVAEACGFKTITPAKPDDPKLTDWTTPDPDVFTTNSSKLGWCNVDPEDAYSSKVKFKEECNCKYDGLWGDFCETHVECSCINQCSGHGHCRGGFCQCDSGYFGIDCSIPSAYSVAYEWPSWLQPPVNLPDLKNLSNTPINVNAVVEKKRPLIYVYDLPAEFDSHLLEGRHYKLECVNRIYDEKNRTIWTRQLYGAQMALYESILASPHRTLNGDEADYFYVPVLDSCLITRSDDAPHLRMPEDLRLRSYHTLEYYRKAYDHIAQRYPYWNRTSGRDHIWFFSWDEGACYAPKEIWNSMMLVHWGNTNTKHEKSTTAYWADNWDDIPFDRRGNHPCFDPRKDLVLPAWKEPNPGAIWLKLWARPKINRTTLFYFNGNLGPAYEEGRPEDTYSMGIRQKLAAEFGSTPNKQGKLGRQQTANVTVTYLKSEMYYEELASSIFCGVLPGDGWSGRMEDSMLQGCIPVIIQDGIFLPYENVLNYNSFSVRIQEDDIPNLIKVLQGLNETQIDFMLGNVRQIWQRFFYRDTMLLEAQRQKRLFFTEEEAAWSIEVSKLEDGDDVFATFIQVLHYKLYNDPWRQDLLQEKETGLPSICSRAS; encoded by the exons ATGCTCACAATCCGTTCGGCGAAATGCCCCTGGGCGTTCGTCGGCGTGGCCGGCGCCCTCGTGGTGCTCGTCACCGCCATCCATGTCTTCATGGTTCCGATCCTCCCTTCGTCCATGGATTTCTCCGGCCCTCGCCGCACTGTCGTCCGGCCAAGGAACGTGCTCCCGGGCGCTGGGGTCGTGGACTCACGCCTCAGGGGTCGGTTCCCTGCTGATTCCTACGGAGCCGTGACGTTCCGTGCCGCACCGTGGAAGGCAGAGATTGGGAGGTGGCTCGCCGGCTGCCATGCCGCCTCATCGGCTGTCAATATCACTGAG GTTATTGGCGCAAAGAGATGTGAGAAAGACTGCAGTGCAAATGGTGTGTGCAACTATGACCTGGGTgaatgcagatgcttccatggatATTCTG GAAAAGGATGTGAGAGGGTTCTGAAGTTGGAGTGCAACCTCCCAAGTTCCCCAGAATGGCCTGTAGGACCATGGATAGTTTCCATATGTCCAGCCAAGTGTGACACAACCAGGACAATGTGCTTTTGTGGACCAGGAACAAAATACCCGGATCGCCCTgtggcagaagcttgcggctttAAAACAAT CACGCCTGCAAAACCTGATGACCCGAAGCTTACCGACTGGACAACACCTGATCCGGATGTATTCACAACAAACAGCAGTAAGCTAGGATGGTGCAATGTGGACCCTGAGGATGCATATTCTTCCAAAGTGAAGTTTAAAGAAGAATGTAATTGCAAATATGATGGACTCTGGGGGGATTTTTGTGAGACACATGTTGAATGCAGCTGTATTAACCAGTGTTCCGGGCATGGACATTGCCGTGGTGGTTTCTGTCAG TGCGACAGTGGATATTTTGGGATTGATTGCAGCATCCCATCGGCTTATTCAGTTGCATATGAATGGCCCTCATGGCTCCAACCACCAGTGAACCTACCAGACCTAAAAAATTTAAGCAATACCCCCATCAATGTCAATGCTGTTGTTGAGAAAAAAAGACCACTAATATATGTGTACGATTTGCCAGCTGAGTTTGACAGTCATCTTCTTGAA GGACGACATTACAAGTTAGAGTGTGTGAACAGAATATATGATGAAAAGAACAGAACTATATGGACACGGCAACTGTATGGTGCTCAG ATGGCACTCTATGAGAGCATTCTTGCTAGCCCTCACCGCACACTGAATGGGGATGAAGCTGATTATTTCTATGTGCCGGTTCTTGATTCATGTCTAATAACTAGATCTGATGATGCCCCACACCTGCGGATGCCG GAGGACCTGCGCCTCAGGAGTTACCATACTCTTGAGTACTACAGAAAGGCTTATGATCACATAGCTCAGAGGTATCCTTACTGGAACCGCACTTCTGGAAGAGACCATATTTGG TTCTTTTCATGGGATGAAGGTGCCTGCTATGCTCCGAAGGAGATCTGGAACAGCATGATGCTTGTCCACTGGGGAAAtaccaacacaaaacatgaaaaatCAACAACTGCTTATTGGGCTGACAACTgggatgatattccttttgatagaaGAGGCAACCATCCGTGTTTCGATCCGAGAAAGGACCTCGTGCTTCCAGCATGGAAGGAGCCTAACCCAGGGGCCATCTGGTTAAAACTATGGGCAAG GCCAAAGATCAATCGTACAACACTTTTTTATTTCAATGGTAATCTAGGACCAGCCTATGAAGAGGGCCGCCCTGAAGACAC GTATAGCATGGGGATTAGGCAAAAGCTGGCGGCTGAATTCGGTTCAACACCAAACAAGCAAGGGAAGCTTGGAAGGCAGCAAACAGCCAACGTAACAGTTACGTACTTAAAATCTGAGATGTATTACGAGGAGCTAGCAAGCTCCATCTTCTGTGGTGTCTTGCCAGGGGATGGCTGGAGTGGGCGCATGGAAGATAGCATGCTTCAAGGATGCATTCCTGTCATAATACAG GATGGAATATTTCTTCCGTACGAGAACGTGCTTAATTACAACAGTTTTTCTGTCCGCATACAAGAAGATGACATCCCCAACCTCATCAAAGTCCTTCAA GGACTGAACGAAACACAAATAGATTTCATGTTAGGAAATGTTCGCCAGATCTGGCAGAGGTTCTTTTATCGCGACACTATGTTGCTGGAGGCACAGAGGCAGAAAAGGTTGTTTTTCACTGAAGAGGAGGCTGCCTGGTCGATTGAGGTTTCGAAActagaagatggtgatgatgtctttGCAACTTTCATACAG GTGTTGCATTATAAGTTATACAATGACCCGTGGCGGCAAGATCTCCTCCAAGAAAAGGAAACCGGTTTGCCGAGCATCTGCTCAAGGGCTTCCTGA
- the LOC123449584 gene encoding dehydration-responsive element-binding protein 2E: protein MESYVRKRSWKKGPTRGKGGPQNAACEYRGVRQRTWGKWVAEIREPNKRARIWLGSFATAEEAALAYDEAARRLYGPDAFLNLPHLRAAATPQQRMIRWLPASANGAGAGARAPAAVPAYGLLNLNAQHNVHVIHQRLQELKSSSSSSPAKPQQHSRRTPPPPPPPPAASSPSSTVTTGAMPPSASCFQAQLEHAMAMTAAAESAPPCEGFGAGRPQLDLKEFLQQIGVLGEDDGGAAGKHQGVDGDDGEVADAFGFGGSTGTGAEFDWDALAADMSDIAAGTHGGGGGALGVNGAFHMDDLDQFGCVPIPVWDI from the coding sequence ATGGAGAGCTACGTGCGGAAGCGGTCGTGGAAGAAGGGGCCGACGAGGGGCAAGGGCGGGCCGCAGAACGCGGCGTGCGAGTACCGGGGCGTGCGCCAGCGGACGTGGGGCAAGTGGGTGGCGGAGATCCGCGAGCCCAACAAGCGCGCGCGCATCTGGCTCGGCTCCTTCGCCACCGCCGAGGAGGCCGCGCTCGCCTACGACGAGGCCGCGCGCAGGCTCTACGGCCCCGACGCGTTCCTCAACCTGCCCCACCtccgcgccgccgccaccccgcaGCAGCGCATGATCAGGTGGCTCCCGGCTTCCGCgaacggcgccggcgccggcgccaggGCCCCCGCCGCCGTGCCGGCCTACGGCCTGCTCAACCTCAACGCGCAGCACAACGTGCACGTCATCCACCAGAGGCTGCAGGAGCTCaagagctcctcctcctcctcgccggccaaGCCGCAGCAGCACTCCAGGAGGACCCCTCCCCCGCCCCCGCCTCCCCCGGCCGCATCGTCACCTTCCTCCACGGTGACCACCGGCGCCATGCCGCCCTCCGCGTCGTGCTTCCAGGCGCAGCTGGAGCACGCCATGGCGATGACCGCCGCCGCCGAGAGCGCGCCGCCCTGCGAGGGCTTCGGGGCCGGCAGGCCACAGCTCGACCTCAAGGAGTTCCTGCAGCAGatcggcgtgctcggggaggacgacggcggcgcGGCCGGCAAGCATCAGGGCGTTGACGGGGACGACGGCGAGGTGGCGGACGCGTTCGGGTTCGGAGGCAGCACCGGCACCGGCGCGGAGTTCGACTGGGACGCGCTGGCCGCCGACATGAGCGACATCGCCGCGGGAACCcacggcggcgggggcggcgcgCTGGGCGTGAACGGGGCGTTCCACATGGACGATCTCGACCAGTTCGGCTGCGTGCCCATCCCCGTATGGGACATCTGA
- the LOC123449582 gene encoding adenylosuccinate synthetase, chloroplastic, with product MSLSTLNHPAAATTAAAASGRGRPFSPAPSTVRLSRRRVPAPAAASALAVEADPAADRVSALSQVSGVLGSQWGDEGKGKLVDVLAPRFDIVARCQGGANAGHTIYNSEGKKFALHLVPSGILHEGTLCVVGNGAVIHVPGFFGEIDGLQSNGVSCDGRILVSDRAHLLFDLHQTVDGLREAELANSFIGTTKRGIGPCYSSKVTRNGLRVCDLRHMDTFGDKLDVLFEDAAARFEGFRYSKGMLKEEVERYKRFAERLEPFIADTVHVLNESIRQKKKILVEGGQATMLDIDFGTYPFVTSSSPSAGGICTGLGIAPRVIGDLIGVVKAYTTRVGSGPFPTELLGEEGDVLRKAGMEFGTTTGRPRRCGWLDIVALKYCCDINGFSSLNLTKLDVLSGLPEIKLGVSYNHQIDGQKLQSFPGDLDTLEQVQVNYEVLPGWDSDISSVRSYSELPQAARRYVERIEELVGVPVHYIGVGPGRDALIYK from the exons ATGTCGCTCTCTACTCTcaaccaccccgccgccgccaccaccgccgccgccgcctccgggcGGGGGAGGCCCTTCTCCCCGGCGCCGTCGACGGTGCGCCTGTCCAGGAGACGGGtccccgcccccgccgccgcgtcCGCGCTCGCGGTGGAGGCGGACCCCGCCGCCGACAGGGTCTCGGCGCTGAGCCAGGTCTCCGGCGTGCTCGGGTCGCAGTGGGGCGACGAGGGGAAGGGGAAGCTCGTGGACGTGCTCGCCCCCCGCTTCGACATCGTCGCGCGCTGCCAG GGTGGAGCAAATGCTGGACACACCATCTACAATTCTGAAGGCAAGAAATTTGCCCTTCATCTTGTTCCATCTGGTATTCTCCATGAAGGAACACTATGTGTTGTTGGCAATGGAGCAGTGATCCATGTTCCGGGGTTCTTTGGTGAAATTGATGGTCTTCAATCCAATGGAGTCAGTTGCGATGGAAGAATACTGGTTTCTGATAGGGCCCATCTGCTCTTTGATCTGCATCAGACTGTAGATGGACTTAGGGAAGCTGAGCTTGCGAATTCCTTCATAGGGACGACAAAGAGAGGCATTGGACCTTGTTATTCCAGCAAGGTCACTCGGAATGGACTGCGAGTTTGTGATCTAAGGCACATGGACACTTTTGGGGATAAGCTCGATGTTTTATTTGAAGATGCTGCTGCGAGGTTTGAAGGCTTCAGGTACAGCAAAGGCATGCTCAAGGAAGAGGTTGAGAGGTACAAGAGGTTTGCAGAGCGTTTGGAGCCCTTCATCGCTGACACTGTTCATGTGTTAAATGAATCCATCCGACAGAAGAAGAAAATTCTGGTTGAAGGTGGTCAGGCAACTATGTTGGATATCGATTTTGGAACTTATCCATTTGTGACTTCTTCTAGCCCTTCAGCTGGTGGAATTTGCACCGGCCTTGGGATTGCCCCTAGGGTTATTGGTGACCTGATTGGAGTT GTAAAAGCTTACACAACAAGGGTTGGCTCTGGCCCTTTCCCAACTGAACTACTTGGAGAGGAAGGTGATGTTCTTAGGAAGGCTGGGATGGAATTTGGAACGACTACAGGTCGTCCAAGACGTTGTGGCTGGCTTGACATCGTTGCACTGAAATACTGCTGTGACATTAATGGGTTTTCATCTCTGAATCTAACAAAACTTGATGTTCTGTCTGGGTTACCAGAAATTAAGCTGGgtgtttcttataatcatcaaaTTGATGGACAGAAACTACAATCCTTCCCAGGGGATCTTGACACCCTGGAGCAAGTACAG GTCAACTATGAGGTGCTTCCTGGGTGGGACAGTGACATCTCTTCTGTCCGAAGTTACAGTGAACTCCCCCAAGCCGCCCGCCGTTACGTGGAGAGGATAGAAGAGCTCGTCGGCGTTCCAGTGCACTACATTGGTGTCGGACCTGGGAGGGATGCTCTCATATACAAGTAA